One genomic segment of Epinephelus fuscoguttatus linkage group LG19, E.fuscoguttatus.final_Chr_v1 includes these proteins:
- the LOC125879314 gene encoding macrophage mannose receptor 1-like, producing MEKMMRNICALVVLLLLPAVCEGQLRAQDFIYQGYSMSWKEAQAHCRAHYTDLVTIAGKIENQNFINTQGWIGLYRDNSTSLWKWSRRDEIANFTIWDSNEPKADENCAFKFLSKEKWESDKCSSRRGFLCFNEKLVLVKERKTWEQALQHCRALEAVNSNQPATDYQNHRYDLATLHSPDDHKYAWEKAKYAPTKEVWTGLRYLAGQWVWVGGERVQYLDMKSCPTVRFCGTFPKNITKIYNIRDCSQKRSFLCYRKP from the exons ATGGAAAAAATGATGAGGAACATCTGCGCTCTCGTcgtcctgctgctgcttcctgctgtgtgtgagggACAGCTGAGAGCTCAGGACTTCATATATCAGGGATACTCAATGTCCTGGAAAGAGGCTCAGGCCCACTGCAGGGCGCATTACACTGACCTGGTCACCATCGCTGGGAAAATTGAGAATCAGAACTTCATCAACACCCAGGGATGGATCGGTTTGTACCGAGACAATTCAACCTCTCTGTGGAAATGGTCCAGAAGAGACGAGATAGCCAACTTCACCATCTGGGACAGTA ATGAACCCAAAGCTGATGAGAACTGTGCTTTTAAGTTCCTAAGCAAAGAGAAATGGGAGAGCGATAAATGTAGCAGCAGGCGCGGTTTCTTGTGTTTCAACGAGAAGCTGGTTCTGGTGAAGGAGAGGAAGACGTGGGAGCAGGCTTTACAGCACTGCAGGGCTCTGGAGGCGGTCAACTCCAACCAGCCAGCCACTGATTACCAGAACCACCGCTATGACCTGGCCACCCTGCACAGTCCAGATGACCACAAGTACGCATGGGAGAAGGCAAAGTATGCCCCCACTAAAGAG GTGTGGACGGGCCTGCGTTACCTGGCTGGTCAGTGGGTGTGGGTGGGCGGAGAACGAGTGCAGTACCTGGATATGAAAAGTTGCCCCACCGTCAGGTTTTGTGGCACCTTCCCAAAGAACATCACCAAGATATACAACATACGAGACTGCAGTCAGAAAAGGAGCTTCCTCTGTTACAGGAAGCCTTGA